One part of the Saprospiraceae bacterium genome encodes these proteins:
- a CDS encoding ribonuclease H-like domain-containing protein, whose amino-acid sequence MLTLYLDCDWTFDQNIFLIGYVYSDGLVGSLYDSKLSKKGFMQLLEGVDYIIVYGPDIAYLEKYFEIDLREDYICINALKLFRKTLPGLPSYRLSYIEELYSIIRNKRKYKTSVFSIWRDWFNLEKRKQVIIYNQEDVVHLLKLFRIIADRFNLTDEQIMTCRLI is encoded by the coding sequence ATACTGACTCTTTACTTAGACTGTGATTGGACCTTTGATCAGAATATCTTTTTAATCGGATATGTCTATTCTGATGGACTTGTAGGTTCACTTTACGACTCCAAGCTTTCCAAAAAAGGTTTTATGCAACTCCTGGAAGGAGTAGATTACATCATTGTATACGGACCTGATATTGCTTATCTGGAAAAATATTTTGAAATAGATCTTCGCGAAGATTACATCTGCATCAATGCATTGAAGTTATTCCGCAAGACTTTACCTGGACTTCCAAGTTACCGCTTGTCTTACATAGAAGAACTTTATTCCATCATCCGCAATAAGCGCAAATACAAGACCAGTGTGTTTTCCATCTGGCGCGACTGGTTCAATCTGGAAAAGCGAAAACAAGTAATCATTTACAATCAGGAGGATGTAGTCCATCTCTTAAAGCTCTTCCGTATCATTGCTGATAGATTTAATCTCACTGACGAACAGATAATGACCTGCAGGCTTATCTAA
- a CDS encoding JAB domain-containing protein: protein MRKISRAQRKTPLRYDQWSRDLNLSFTTTQSQAERKELLAKAKEFQHSNVDLIYKYNKPKSKLKKIASSNDCYEKLLKIVPQSELDRREFFVVLYLNRANFIIGYDLISLCGISSTVVDTQFILQKAILILATGMILCHNHPSGGL from the coding sequence ATTCGGAAAATATCCAGAGCGCAAAGAAAAACTCCTTTACGATATGATCAATGGAGTAGGGATCTCAATTTATCATTCACTACCACTCAATCCCAAGCAGAACGAAAAGAACTACTTGCAAAAGCAAAGGAATTCCAACATTCCAATGTCGATCTGATCTACAAATACAACAAACCAAAATCAAAACTCAAAAAAATAGCATCCAGCAACGATTGTTACGAAAAACTTTTAAAAATTGTTCCACAATCCGAATTAGACCGCCGGGAATTCTTTGTTGTGCTTTATCTCAACCGAGCAAATTTCATCATTGGTTATGATCTAATTTCATTGTGTGGAATTTCATCAACAGTAGTCGATACACAATTCATTTTGCAAAAAGCAATTTTGATTTTGGCCACGGGCATGATCCTATGCCACAACCATCCCAGCGGTGGTTTGTAG
- a CDS encoding T9SS type A sorting domain-containing protein produces the protein MMKKLIVFVLLFLSVSIQNNIILAQTGCQNQVLLNTGYNHSTNALYATGGPLFFMGPIQIGDYDPYWKVIQMPNLSTCTNIVSGGPSAAIIPDPTWALPYPLSKWLSFRFDYQLACNNSCPDLPIIFERQFCMLKGDIVTINIQCRFDNSACIFLDGAPVPLTTVTVPGGNPVTFNPNQNILCDFCNNWNDQRTFQAGHETRVNNYVINLPANNATHSLQVRLRNNSSQSCGFNLIGNITGTIANNFLCADSCQKRGTIAIQKVLDRNCNGVLDAGEAGAGWTFNISGPGYNSNVITDSYGTAYVSGINYGSYTITEINQAGWIPSSPINGTITIPINSNQVQSVVFYNCPKASCCDSLTFPRTAACCSALSSVCKIKSLHVSLNNAVFSEASWDCGNVPPGFYGTNSYTFTTLAPCFTNSFSCCYIQKDLNSPVTITYDITFADGSSCRQIRGGPSCPPTPCCATIDKAFFVPFGQIKRDGYITINNLDPSSPICNVLIYYNPTTTFFGSQTFVDGTPCSTCPFLWTSTNSPFSLPANGSIAATNSIKFKMSTNFAYTGNITIKVIKCDSSSCTSTFLWPAHKNPFGQFLFNNDSIALETGYGLSAYQISLKALEDGSPDIKYVSIGFSDSAQIATENPEFFAISGSVHPSDPLPNNLAKSESAKMGKRIAFFELEEVLKLKKDEISEKFNIVLKLLKGKTTKLQFTLFNTEGELIHTDAYEVLQNTNVITTSLIDIKQDHDEELFELIEAYPNPAQNQINFKYGIGRSRNIIMELYNQDGKLIKVVEKGRRQAGIHTFKMDLSSLLSGVYILKLNSENKIAALKFVVTK, from the coding sequence CACTCTATGCCACAGGAGGTCCATTATTTTTTATGGGCCCAATTCAAATTGGTGATTATGATCCTTATTGGAAAGTAATTCAAATGCCAAATTTATCGACCTGTACGAATATCGTTAGCGGAGGTCCAAGTGCTGCAATTATTCCCGATCCTACCTGGGCACTACCGTATCCATTATCAAAATGGCTCTCCTTTAGATTCGATTATCAACTGGCATGTAATAATAGTTGCCCCGATCTTCCAATAATATTTGAAAGGCAGTTTTGCATGTTAAAAGGTGATATTGTAACTATAAACATTCAATGCAGATTTGATAACTCCGCATGTATTTTTCTAGATGGCGCACCCGTCCCTTTGACTACTGTAACAGTACCTGGTGGAAACCCTGTAACATTCAATCCTAACCAAAATATTCTATGTGATTTTTGTAATAACTGGAATGATCAAAGAACATTTCAAGCAGGACATGAAACGAGAGTGAATAATTACGTAATTAATCTACCCGCTAATAATGCTACCCATTCTTTACAGGTTAGATTGCGCAATAACTCAAGTCAATCTTGCGGATTTAATTTAATTGGAAATATCACAGGAACGATTGCAAACAATTTTTTATGCGCAGACTCTTGTCAAAAAAGGGGTACTATAGCTATTCAAAAAGTTTTAGATAGAAATTGCAACGGTGTTCTGGATGCAGGGGAGGCAGGAGCTGGATGGACTTTCAACATATCTGGCCCAGGATACAATTCAAATGTGATTACAGATTCTTATGGCACTGCTTACGTTTCCGGCATAAACTATGGTAGCTATACGATAACAGAAATAAACCAAGCAGGTTGGATTCCCAGTTCTCCTATAAATGGGACAATTACCATACCAATCAATAGTAATCAAGTTCAATCTGTTGTTTTTTATAATTGTCCGAAAGCTAGTTGTTGCGATTCGCTTACTTTTCCAAGAACTGCTGCATGTTGCAGTGCTTTGAGTTCCGTATGTAAAATTAAATCACTCCATGTAAGTTTAAATAATGCAGTTTTTTCAGAAGCGAGTTGGGATTGTGGAAATGTACCACCTGGTTTTTATGGTACAAATTCATATACTTTTACAACTCTGGCACCTTGTTTTACAAATTCTTTTAGTTGTTGTTATATTCAAAAAGATTTAAATTCACCGGTAACGATAACGTATGACATCACATTTGCAGATGGAAGTTCATGTCGACAAATTAGGGGCGGTCCATCTTGTCCGCCAACACCTTGTTGTGCAACTATTGATAAGGCCTTTTTTGTTCCGTTTGGTCAGATAAAACGAGATGGATATATAACGATCAATAATTTAGATCCTAGTTCTCCAATTTGCAATGTACTAATATATTATAACCCAACTACAACATTTTTTGGTTCCCAAACATTTGTTGACGGCACACCATGTTCTACTTGTCCTTTTCTATGGACATCCACAAATTCACCATTTTCACTCCCTGCCAACGGAAGCATTGCAGCAACAAATTCGATAAAATTTAAAATGTCTACTAATTTTGCATACACAGGTAATATTACCATAAAAGTTATAAAGTGTGACAGCAGTTCTTGCACATCAACATTTCTTTGGCCTGCACATAAAAATCCATTTGGACAATTTTTATTTAACAATGACAGTATAGCATTAGAAACCGGATATGGACTGAGTGCATACCAAATAAGTTTAAAAGCCTTAGAGGATGGTAGTCCAGATATTAAATATGTATCTATTGGCTTTTCAGATAGTGCACAAATTGCAACAGAAAATCCTGAATTTTTTGCAATATCTGGTTCTGTTCATCCTTCTGATCCATTACCAAATAACCTGGCAAAATCTGAATCAGCAAAAATGGGAAAGAGAATCGCATTTTTTGAATTAGAAGAAGTACTAAAATTAAAGAAAGATGAAATTTCTGAAAAATTTAATATTGTTTTAAAATTATTAAAAGGCAAAACCACAAAACTTCAATTTACTTTATTTAATACAGAAGGTGAATTAATTCATACGGATGCATATGAAGTGCTTCAGAATACAAACGTTATAACGACTTCTCTGATTGATATAAAACAAGACCATGATGAAGAATTATTTGAATTAATTGAAGCCTATCCAAATCCTGCCCAAAACCAAATCAATTTTAAATATGGAATTGGCAGATCCAGGAACATAATAATGGAATTATATAATCAAGACGGCAAATTAATAAAAGTAGTTGAGAAGGGTAGGAGACAAGCCGGAATCCATACTTTTAAAATGGATCTTAGTTCCTTACTTTCTGGTGTGTACATTTTAAAACTCAATTCAGAGAATAAAATTGCAGCCTTAAAATTTGTAGTAACAAAATAG